A genome region from Macaca fascicularis isolate 582-1 chromosome 3, T2T-MFA8v1.1 includes the following:
- the INMT gene encoding indolethylamine N-methyltransferase: protein MEGGFTGGDEYQKHFLPRDYLATYYSFDGSPSPEAEILKFNLECLHKTFGPGGLQGDTLIDIGSGPTIYQVLAACESFRDITLSDFTDRNREELEKWLKKEPGAYDWTPVVKFACELEGNSGRWEEKEEKLRAAVKRVLKCDVHLGNPLAPAVLPPADCVLTLLAMECACCSLDAYRTALCNLASLLKPCGHLVTTVTLQISSYMVGKREFSCVALEKEEVEQAVLDAGFDIEQLLQNPQSYSVTNAASSGVCFIVARKKPRP, encoded by the exons ATGGAGGGTGGCTTCACTGGGGGTGATGAGTACCAGAAGCACTTCCTGCCCAGGGACTACTTGGCCACTTACTACAGCTTCGATGGCAGCCCCTCACCCGAGGCTGAGATACTGAAGTTTAACTTGGAATGTCTCCACAAGACCTTCGGCCCTG GAGGCCTTCAAGGGGACACACTGATCGACATTGGCTCAGGCCCTACCATCTACCAAGTTCTCGCTGCCTGTGAGTCCTTCCGAGACATCACTCTCTCCGACTTTACTGACCGCAACCGGGAGGAGCTGGAAAAGTGGCTGAAGAAGGAGCCGGGGGCCTATGACTGGACCCCGGTGGTGAAATTCGCCTGTGAGCTGGAAGGAAACAG cgGCCgttgggaggagaaggaggagaagctgCGGGCAGCAGTGAAGCGGGTGCTCAAGTGTGATGTCCACCTGGGCAACCCGCTGGCCCCTGCTGTGTTGCCCCCCGCCGACTGTGTGCTTACCCTGCTGGCCATGGAGTGTGCCTGCTGTAGCCTTGATGCCTACCGCACTGCACTGTGCAACCTTGCCTCACTGCTCAAGCCGTGTGGCCACCTGGTGACCACAGTCACGCTTCAGATCTCATCCTACATGGTGGGGAAGCGTGAATTTTCCTGTGTGGccctggagaaggaggaggtggagcAGGCTGTCCTGGATGCTGGCTTTGACATTGAACAGCTCCTACAGAATCCCCAGAGCTACTCTGTCACCAATGCTGCCAGCTCTGGGGTCTGCTTCATTGTGGCTCGCAAGAAGCCTAGGCCCTGA